From a single Bacillus sp. NEB1478 genomic region:
- a CDS encoding chemotaxis response regulator protein-glutamate methylesterase — MKQISVLIVDDSAFMRKLIKDFLNEDPRITVLDTARNGEEAVKKTIQLKPDVVTMDVEMPVLDGIEAVREIMNRSPVPIIMLSSTTKAGAENTLLAMEAGALDFISKPSGAISLDLHKVKEALIEKVIAVSRVNVTSKTSFRANSQNYETRVAKKKNELPKLILIGTSTGGPRALQEVVTKLPANIQAPVVIVQHMPPGFTESLANRLNSLSNVFVKEAEQDDILMPGTVYIAPGGFHLRLIQKAAGKTFVALDKEPPVGGHRPAVNVLFESAAKLKNYEKIAVILTGMGSDGTLGLLKLKESGEATVIAEAEESCIVYGMPKSAVLTEKVDEVVHINSIAAAIQNYL, encoded by the coding sequence TTGAAGCAAATATCTGTTCTTATAGTCGATGATTCTGCTTTTATGAGAAAGCTCATTAAAGACTTCTTGAATGAAGATCCAAGAATTACTGTTTTGGACACAGCAAGAAATGGTGAGGAAGCGGTAAAAAAAACAATACAATTAAAACCTGATGTAGTAACAATGGATGTCGAAATGCCTGTTTTGGATGGTATTGAAGCCGTAAGAGAGATTATGAATCGCAGTCCGGTTCCAATCATTATGCTTTCAAGTACTACAAAAGCGGGAGCTGAAAATACGTTACTGGCCATGGAAGCTGGAGCTTTGGATTTCATTTCTAAGCCATCAGGTGCGATCTCTCTGGATTTACATAAAGTTAAGGAAGCGTTAATTGAAAAAGTAATAGCGGTTTCTAGAGTGAACGTTACGTCTAAAACGAGTTTTAGGGCAAACTCTCAAAACTATGAAACACGCGTTGCAAAGAAAAAAAATGAGCTGCCAAAACTCATTTTAATAGGTACGTCTACCGGAGGTCCGCGTGCCCTTCAGGAAGTGGTAACAAAACTACCTGCAAATATTCAGGCACCAGTCGTAATTGTACAGCATATGCCTCCTGGCTTTACAGAGTCATTAGCAAATCGGTTAAATTCACTATCAAATGTTTTTGTAAAAGAAGCGGAACAAGATGACATTCTTATGCCTGGTACGGTATACATAGCTCCTGGCGGCTTTCATTTAAGACTTATACAAAAAGCTGCCGGCAAAACATTTGTGGCTTTAGATAAAGAACCTCCCGTAGGAGGACACAGACCAGCAGTTAATGTTCTTTTTGAAAGTGCAGCAAAATTAAAAAACTATGAAAAGATCGCAGTGATTTTAACAGGAATGGGATCAGACGGGACACTTGGTCTCTTAAAACTTAAAGAATCAGGTGAAGCAACTGTAATAGCAGAAGCTGAGGAATCATGCATCGTATATGGAATGCCTAAGTCTGCAGTATTGACCGAAAAAGTAGATGAGGTTGTCCACATTAACTCTATTGCTGCTGCCATTCAGAATTATCTATAA
- a CDS encoding MinD/ParA family protein, giving the protein MIDQAESLRKQLLAVSTEDARVLAVVSGKGGVGKTNITVNLALSLIKLGKKVLIIDLDVGMGNVDLILGRKAQHHIMNMLENKLSVWEIIEEGKEGLHTIAGGRNFTSLINITDVMLNHFVKQLEELGSFYDFIFLDMGAGVTDTALKFILSSHEILVIATPEITSITDAYSMMKFIYSKEKTLPFYLAVNRCENEKEGQDTSAKLRNVCKQFLQKELVCLGTIPMDPTVLESVKKQIPFIINKPHSQASQSVLELARTFAGVSKQQKASYTSFITRLKSFFTER; this is encoded by the coding sequence ATGATTGATCAAGCGGAGAGTCTTCGAAAACAACTATTAGCAGTGAGTACAGAAGATGCGAGGGTATTAGCCGTAGTGAGCGGGAAAGGCGGTGTAGGAAAAACAAATATTACCGTCAATCTAGCTCTTTCATTAATAAAGCTCGGCAAAAAAGTTCTCATCATTGATTTAGATGTAGGAATGGGAAATGTAGATCTTATTTTAGGAAGAAAAGCACAGCACCACATTATGAATATGCTGGAAAATAAACTTTCTGTTTGGGAAATCATTGAAGAAGGAAAAGAAGGGCTCCATACTATCGCAGGAGGGAGAAATTTTACTTCTTTAATAAATATAACTGATGTTATGCTAAATCATTTTGTTAAACAGCTTGAGGAACTCGGCAGCTTTTATGATTTTATCTTTCTTGATATGGGTGCTGGAGTAACAGATACAGCATTGAAGTTCATTTTATCCAGCCATGAAATATTAGTGATTGCAACTCCTGAAATCACATCCATAACAGATGCGTACTCGATGATGAAGTTTATTTATTCTAAAGAAAAAACCCTTCCTTTCTATCTAGCAGTAAATCGATGCGAAAATGAAAAAGAAGGTCAGGATACCTCGGCTAAACTAAGAAATGTTTGTAAACAGTTCTTACAGAAAGAACTTGTTTGTCTAGGAACGATCCCTATGGATCCAACAGTATTAGAATCAGTAAAAAAGCAGATCCCGTTTATTATAAATAAACCACATTCCCAAGCGTCACAATCAGTTCTGGAACTTGCAAGAACTTTTGCTGGAGTTTCGAAGCAGCAAAAAGCATCCTATACATCTTTTATCACAAGGTTAAAGTCATTTTTTACTGAGAGGTAG
- the flhF gene encoding flagellar biosynthesis protein FlhF, protein MKVKKYSASNLPEAMKLVRADLGSGAVILNTREVQVGGFLGFFTKKNVEVFAGLDQDVEYRSVKKSVFPDKTPVTTEKPQDTELTQEIRQLKKMVQTLSNQNKEQKDLPDLIEEWRTYFMEHEVDASLIDELIDVMNKKYESFDQEEAKKYDWNKWLTDWLSARMKKSEFGGFRYETKFLNLIGPTGVGKTTTIAKIGAKAVLKDGKKVAFITTDTYRIAAIEQLKTYAEILNVPCEIAYTADDFRKAKEKFIDYDLVLVDSAGRNFLNRFYVEELQNIVNFDKDMKNYLVLSLTSKFKDMETIYNQFSSLPVDKVIFTKRDETATYGALVNLAVIHGVSIGYITNGQNVPDDMYEADAEELIRDFLKGKQND, encoded by the coding sequence ATGAAAGTAAAAAAGTACTCAGCCAGCAACCTGCCGGAAGCTATGAAATTGGTAAGGGCAGACCTTGGCAGCGGGGCCGTTATTTTAAATACGAGAGAAGTACAGGTTGGGGGCTTCCTCGGATTTTTCACAAAAAAGAATGTAGAGGTTTTTGCAGGACTTGATCAGGATGTTGAATATCGATCAGTTAAAAAATCCGTCTTTCCTGATAAAACGCCAGTGACGACGGAAAAACCTCAAGATACAGAGCTTACCCAGGAAATCAGGCAGCTAAAAAAAATGGTGCAAACGTTAAGTAATCAAAACAAAGAGCAAAAAGATTTACCGGATTTGATTGAAGAATGGCGTACATACTTTATGGAACATGAAGTAGATGCGAGTTTAATAGATGAACTCATCGATGTAATGAATAAAAAGTATGAATCATTTGATCAAGAAGAAGCAAAAAAATACGATTGGAATAAGTGGCTGACAGATTGGCTAAGTGCCCGCATGAAAAAAAGTGAGTTTGGGGGCTTTCGATACGAAACAAAATTTTTAAATTTAATCGGACCTACTGGTGTAGGTAAAACCACAACAATCGCTAAAATCGGAGCGAAAGCCGTTTTAAAGGATGGTAAGAAGGTCGCTTTTATTACAACAGATACTTACAGGATTGCCGCGATTGAACAACTAAAAACTTATGCGGAAATTCTCAATGTTCCATGTGAGATCGCTTATACAGCGGATGATTTTAGAAAAGCAAAAGAAAAGTTTATAGACTATGATCTTGTTCTGGTAGATTCTGCAGGAAGAAATTTTTTAAATCGGTTTTATGTTGAAGAGCTTCAAAATATCGTGAATTTTGATAAAGATATGAAAAACTATCTTGTATTATCTCTGACCTCAAAATTTAAAGATATGGAAACGATATATAACCAATTTAGTAGTCTTCCTGTCGATAAAGTGATTTTCACTAAAAGAGATGAAACGGCCACATATGGAGCATTAGTGAATTTAGCTGTCATACATGGCGTTTCTATTGGATATATAACAAATGGTCAAAATGTGCCGGACGACATGTATGAAGCAGACGCAGAAGAATTAATACGTGATTTTTTAAAGGGAAAACAAAATGATTGA
- the flhA gene encoding flagellar biosynthesis protein FlhA: MKARDISVLAGVILIIAMLVIPMPTFMLDFLIIINISLALLIILIAMNTTKPLEFSIFPSLLLLVTLFRLGLNVSTTRSILSHGKAGNVVHTFGEFVVQGNILVGIVVFFILVIIQFIVITKGSERVSEVAARFTLDAMPGKQMSIDADLNAGMISDREAKERRETVEREADFYGAMDGASKFVKGDAIAGIIIVLINMLFGIIIGMVQMGYSFGESAETFTRLTVGDGLVSQIPALIISTATGIIVTRAASEGNLGFDITKQLLAYPIMLFVAGGTIIMLGLFTPINDFFTLAVGGMLAVGGYLLLKAEREQKEREEVVEEDIQTEQLKSPESVVNLLQIDPIEFEFGYSLIPLADTSQGGDLLDRIVMIRRQLALELGMIVPVVRIRDNIQLQPNEYRIKIKGSQVAKGELLLDHYLAMSPGIEDEEIQGIETMEPAFGLPAIWIGEEMKERAEFSGYTVVDPPSVVSTHLTEIIKKHAHELIGRQETKQLVEHLKETYPAVVEEVTPDALTIGEVQKVLSKLLKERISIRNLAVIFETMADFAKMTKDTDLLTEYVRQGLSRQISKSYTVENEPLHVITLGGSVEKRIADSVQQTEHGNYLSLDPNDSQMIFDSITRELETGRTFDQSLVILCSPAVRMYVRQLIERYLPDVPVLSYNELEPELEVKSVGVVNI, from the coding sequence ATGAAAGCTAGAGACATAAGTGTTTTGGCAGGTGTTATTTTAATCATTGCCATGCTCGTCATACCGATGCCGACTTTTATGTTGGACTTTTTGATCATAATAAATATATCTCTGGCGCTATTAATCATTTTAATTGCCATGAACACTACAAAACCTCTGGAATTTTCAATTTTCCCTTCCTTACTTTTGCTTGTTACCCTATTTAGACTGGGGCTGAATGTATCTACTACTAGAAGCATCCTTTCGCATGGTAAAGCTGGTAATGTGGTACATACATTTGGGGAGTTCGTAGTTCAAGGTAACATACTTGTTGGTATAGTCGTGTTTTTTATACTTGTTATTATTCAATTTATCGTAATAACAAAAGGGTCTGAACGTGTATCTGAGGTTGCCGCAAGATTCACCTTGGACGCCATGCCTGGTAAACAAATGAGCATAGATGCTGATCTTAATGCAGGTATGATATCAGATCGAGAAGCGAAAGAAAGACGTGAAACGGTTGAACGTGAAGCGGATTTTTATGGTGCGATGGATGGTGCTAGTAAGTTCGTAAAAGGGGATGCAATAGCTGGTATTATCATCGTTCTCATTAACATGCTCTTTGGAATTATTATTGGAATGGTCCAAATGGGTTATAGCTTTGGTGAAAGTGCAGAAACTTTTACTAGATTAACTGTCGGGGATGGATTAGTGTCTCAGATTCCTGCACTAATTATATCTACAGCAACAGGTATTATCGTTACACGCGCAGCTTCAGAAGGAAACCTTGGATTTGATATTACAAAGCAGCTTTTGGCATATCCGATCATGTTGTTTGTAGCTGGCGGTACGATTATCATGCTTGGACTTTTTACACCAATCAACGACTTTTTCACTTTAGCTGTAGGAGGCATGCTTGCTGTTGGTGGATATTTATTATTGAAAGCTGAACGCGAACAGAAAGAAAGAGAAGAAGTTGTCGAGGAAGATATACAAACGGAACAGCTGAAAAGTCCAGAATCAGTTGTGAATCTCCTGCAAATTGACCCGATTGAGTTTGAATTTGGATATAGTTTGATTCCGCTTGCAGATACCTCTCAAGGCGGAGATCTCCTGGACAGAATTGTCATGATAAGGAGACAGCTGGCACTCGAACTTGGAATGATCGTACCGGTCGTTCGAATCCGCGATAACATCCAGCTGCAGCCTAATGAGTATAGAATCAAAATTAAAGGCAGCCAAGTCGCTAAAGGTGAACTTTTACTAGATCATTATTTAGCTATGAGTCCCGGTATAGAAGACGAGGAAATACAAGGTATTGAAACAATGGAACCTGCATTTGGATTGCCAGCCATTTGGATTGGTGAAGAAATGAAAGAGCGTGCTGAATTCTCTGGCTATACCGTAGTAGATCCGCCTTCAGTCGTCTCAACTCATCTTACAGAAATAATAAAGAAACATGCACATGAATTAATTGGTCGTCAGGAAACGAAGCAATTAGTTGAACATTTAAAAGAAACTTATCCTGCAGTTGTGGAAGAAGTTACTCCTGATGCTCTGACGATTGGGGAAGTACAAAAAGTATTATCTAAGCTTTTAAAAGAACGCATTTCCATACGTAATCTTGCCGTTATTTTTGAAACAATGGCTGATTTTGCAAAAATGACGAAAGACACTGATCTTCTAACGGAGTATGTACGTCAAGGCCTGTCCAGACAAATCTCAAAAAGCTATACAGTTGAAAACGAGCCGCTGCATGTTATTACTTTAGGCGGATCTGTAGAAAAGAGAATTGCTGACTCTGTTCAGCAAACTGAGCACGGCAACTATTTATCACTTGATCCAAATGACTCGCAAATGATTTTTGACAGCATAACACGAGAACTTGAAACAGGAAGGACATTTGATCAATCTCTCGTCATTTTATGTTCTCCCGCTGTTAGGATGTACGTACGGCAGCTGATCGAAAGATACTTGCCTGATGTTCCAGTATTGTCTTATAACGAATTGGAGCCAGAATTGGAAGTTAAAAGTGTAGGGGTGGTGAATATTTAA
- the flhB gene encoding flagellar biosynthesis protein FlhB, with translation MKFQFNLQYFSQEKTEKATPKKRDESRKKGQVAKSADVNAALVLFVSVMFLSIMGGWMGERLLHLFTNGLDKNLLYDLSESSIAKLFGELSVEVAIILAPVMLAAMAAGVLGNYIQIGFLFSAEAIQMKLERLNPLSGFKRIYSVRALVELSKSLLKIVLIGGVTFFVLWMERDTYLRMSLVSIQSTLPVFGGLAVKMGFAASVVLLFLAFLDYMYQKFDFEKNIRMSKQDIKDEYKKSEGDPKIKGKIKEKQRQMAMRRMMQEVPKADVIITNPTHYAVCLKYEDGMDAPVVVAKGVDLIAQKIKEVAKENDVVTVENKPLARTLYAQVDIGGVIPEDLFKAVAEILAFVYRIKKKV, from the coding sequence TTGAAATTTCAATTTAACCTTCAATATTTTTCACAAGAAAAAACGGAAAAAGCAACCCCGAAAAAAAGGGATGAAAGCAGAAAGAAAGGGCAGGTTGCAAAAAGCGCAGATGTAAATGCAGCACTCGTTTTGTTTGTGTCAGTCATGTTTTTATCGATTATGGGTGGTTGGATGGGTGAACGGTTATTACACTTATTCACTAACGGTTTGGATAAAAATCTGCTATATGATCTTTCGGAATCGAGTATTGCTAAGCTTTTTGGTGAACTGTCTGTCGAAGTCGCCATTATTTTAGCTCCAGTCATGCTTGCAGCTATGGCAGCAGGGGTACTTGGAAATTATATCCAAATTGGTTTTTTATTTTCGGCAGAAGCGATTCAAATGAAATTGGAAAGACTGAATCCTTTATCCGGTTTTAAAAGAATATACTCTGTCCGTGCACTTGTTGAACTTTCGAAATCATTGTTGAAAATTGTGCTGATCGGCGGAGTAACTTTCTTCGTGTTATGGATGGAAAGAGATACATACTTAAGAATGTCTCTGGTAAGCATTCAATCAACCTTGCCTGTATTTGGAGGGCTTGCAGTAAAAATGGGATTTGCTGCTTCAGTGGTTTTACTCTTTCTTGCGTTTCTCGATTATATGTATCAAAAATTCGACTTTGAAAAAAACATACGAATGTCTAAACAGGACATAAAGGATGAATATAAAAAATCCGAAGGTGACCCAAAAATTAAGGGGAAAATCAAAGAAAAACAAAGGCAGATGGCAATGAGGCGGATGATGCAAGAAGTGCCTAAAGCAGATGTAATCATCACTAACCCGACACATTATGCGGTTTGCCTTAAATATGAGGACGGTATGGATGCACCGGTTGTGGTTGCTAAAGGTGTTGATCTTATTGCGCAAAAAATCAAAGAAGTCGCGAAAGAAAATGATGTTGTTACGGTAGAGAATAAGCCGCTTGCAAGAACGCTATATGCCCAAGTTGATATAGGCGGAGTGATTCCAGAAGACTTATTCAAAGCTGTTGCCGAAATATTAGCCTTTGTTTACCGCATCAAGAAAAAAGTGTAA
- the fliR gene encoding flagellar biosynthetic protein FliR — MIDLVSFPAFLLILTRVSAFFLTIPVFSNKNLPAVHKIGLSLFLSWIMLYTVKPDPIAINGSFLLLVIKETMIGLSIGFTAAVVFYAIQVAGGFIDLQMGFAIANVFDPQTGIQTPLMGRYLYTFAMLFLLATDGHHMLLDGIFYSYKFLPLDSPMIHFGDGSAAKHIISVFSGMFLVALQMAIPIVGTLFLADLALGIVARTVPQMNIFVIGLPVKILIALVLFIVVLPAFFVSIEMLIEQMRDAMINLMELLGAA, encoded by the coding sequence ATGATAGATTTAGTGTCTTTTCCTGCGTTTTTATTAATCCTAACTAGAGTATCGGCATTTTTTTTAACAATTCCTGTGTTTTCGAATAAAAATTTACCGGCGGTACACAAAATTGGTCTTTCATTATTTTTATCGTGGATCATGCTATACACGGTTAAACCTGATCCAATTGCAATAAACGGATCTTTTCTGCTGCTGGTAATAAAAGAAACAATGATTGGGCTTTCGATTGGATTTACAGCAGCGGTCGTATTTTATGCGATACAAGTAGCGGGGGGATTTATAGATCTGCAGATGGGGTTTGCAATTGCCAACGTCTTCGATCCGCAGACTGGTATTCAGACACCATTGATGGGCAGATACTTATATACTTTTGCAATGCTTTTTTTGCTGGCTACAGACGGTCATCATATGCTCTTGGACGGTATCTTTTACAGCTATAAATTTCTGCCATTGGATTCTCCGATGATCCATTTTGGGGATGGCAGTGCTGCAAAGCATATAATCAGTGTTTTTTCAGGTATGTTTCTGGTTGCATTACAGATGGCTATTCCAATCGTTGGAACACTGTTTTTAGCTGATTTAGCTCTCGGTATTGTAGCTCGAACGGTTCCGCAGATGAATATTTTTGTAATTGGTCTGCCGGTAAAAATATTAATTGCACTCGTTTTATTTATAGTTGTTTTGCCTGCTTTTTTTGTTTCCATCGAGATGCTGATTGAACAAATGCGTGATGCGATGATCAACTTAATGGAATTGTTAGGGGCTGCTTAG
- the fliQ gene encoding flagellar biosynthesis protein FliQ: protein MDTQFVISLAEKGVYITLLMCAPLLALALVVGLIVSIFQATTQIQEQTLAFIPKIVAVLVGLVFFGPWMLSQILSFTANIFQNLNSYIGL, encoded by the coding sequence ATGGATACTCAATTTGTAATATCTCTAGCTGAAAAAGGTGTTTATATTACCTTGCTCATGTGTGCACCATTGCTTGCTTTAGCGTTAGTGGTAGGATTGATCGTCAGTATTTTTCAGGCGACAACGCAGATTCAGGAACAAACTCTTGCTTTTATTCCAAAAATCGTGGCCGTTTTAGTAGGGCTTGTATTTTTTGGACCGTGGATGCTATCGCAAATATTGTCGTTCACAGCGAATATTTTTCAAAACTTAAACTCATACATAGGGTTATAG
- the fliP gene encoding flagellar type III secretion system pore protein FliP (The bacterial flagellar biogenesis protein FliP forms a type III secretion system (T3SS)-type pore required for flagellar assembly.): MNNLLPGLDLNFLNNTDPGNMETTIQLLLLLTVLSLAPSILILMTCFTRIIIVLSFVRTSLATQQMPPNQVLVGIALFLTFFIMAPVIQDVNKEAIQPLVKGKITQKEAFDKGSIPIKEFMSKHTRQKDLNLFLEYSGAQEPKSIKDIPLTTLVPAYAISELKTAFQMGFMIFVPFLIIDMVVASVLMAMGMMMLPPVMISLPFKILLFVLVDGWYLIVKSLLLSY; encoded by the coding sequence ATGAATAATTTACTACCAGGTTTAGACTTGAATTTCTTAAATAATACTGATCCAGGAAATATGGAAACAACGATTCAGCTTTTGCTTCTTCTTACAGTTTTGTCACTGGCACCTAGTATTCTAATACTCATGACCTGTTTCACACGTATTATTATCGTTCTATCTTTTGTCAGAACGTCATTAGCTACCCAGCAGATGCCGCCTAATCAAGTGTTAGTGGGAATTGCTCTATTTTTAACCTTTTTTATCATGGCGCCTGTAATACAAGATGTAAATAAAGAGGCAATCCAGCCTCTCGTGAAAGGCAAAATAACACAAAAAGAGGCTTTTGATAAAGGGAGTATACCCATTAAAGAATTTATGTCAAAGCATACACGCCAAAAAGATTTAAATTTGTTTTTAGAATATTCTGGAGCACAAGAACCTAAGAGCATTAAAGACATTCCTTTAACAACGTTAGTTCCGGCATATGCAATCAGTGAATTAAAAACAGCTTTTCAAATGGGCTTTATGATTTTTGTCCCGTTTCTAATTATTGATATGGTTGTGGCTAGTGTGTTGATGGCAATGGGTATGATGATGCTTCCGCCAGTTATGATATCGCTGCCTTTTAAAATATTACTTTTTGTACTAGTAGATGGCTGGTATTTAATTGTTAAGTCATTATTACTAAGTTATTAA
- a CDS encoding flagellar biosynthetic protein FliO, with the protein MLKWLFIIFAAVCLSFVPIVVQAEGSGQGKSVWDNVHDTKKSDDSVTQTNNDVTDQSESGSTFFMLVKLIFMLGIVLAILFFVLKFIQKKSVSFQDGKNLQSLGGIGVGQNRSIQLIKTGNSVLVVGVGDTITLLKEVSDDAEVKLLMEQHSVQNVSTVASQLKDRLLKQKENHVKSEHSDGQTVNFKNMLNSIMSERKEERKKAEKAFEEGKHNE; encoded by the coding sequence ATGTTGAAATGGTTGTTCATTATTTTTGCAGCAGTATGCCTTTCGTTTGTACCAATCGTGGTACAGGCGGAAGGCAGCGGTCAAGGGAAAAGTGTTTGGGACAACGTACATGACACAAAGAAAAGCGATGATTCGGTAACCCAAACAAACAATGATGTCACAGATCAATCTGAAAGTGGAAGCACATTCTTTATGCTTGTTAAGCTTATTTTCATGTTAGGCATCGTGTTGGCCATTTTGTTCTTTGTATTAAAGTTTATACAAAAAAAATCAGTCAGTTTTCAGGATGGCAAAAACCTGCAATCTCTTGGTGGAATTGGTGTTGGGCAAAATCGTTCGATTCAGCTCATAAAAACAGGGAACTCTGTATTGGTTGTGGGGGTTGGCGATACTATCACACTATTAAAAGAAGTATCTGATGATGCTGAAGTTAAATTGTTGATGGAACAGCACTCTGTACAAAATGTAAGCACAGTTGCCAGTCAATTGAAGGATAGATTGCTGAAGCAGAAGGAAAATCATGTTAAGAGTGAACATTCTGATGGTCAGACAGTTAACTTTAAAAACATGTTGAATTCTATTATGAGTGAACGGAAAGAGGAGCGCAAAAAAGCAGAGAAGGCGTTTGAAGAAGGTAAACATAATGAATAA
- a CDS encoding response regulator, whose product MSQRILIVDDAAFMRMIIKDILVKNGFDVVGEAADGAQAIEKFAELKPDLVTMDITMPEMDGITALKEIRKTTPDAKIIMCSAMGQQAMVIDAIQAGAKDFIVKPFAADRVIEAIKKTLG is encoded by the coding sequence ATGAGTCAACGTATTTTAATCGTAGATGATGCAGCATTTATGAGAATGATAATTAAGGATATTCTAGTGAAAAACGGATTTGATGTAGTAGGGGAAGCAGCAGATGGAGCACAAGCTATTGAAAAATTTGCTGAATTAAAACCTGATCTTGTAACGATGGATATTACAATGCCTGAAATGGATGGAATAACAGCATTAAAAGAAATCAGAAAGACTACACCAGATGCAAAAATCATTATGTGTTCAGCTATGGGCCAGCAAGCTATGGTAATCGATGCAATTCAGGCAGGCGCAAAGGACTTTATCGTAAAACCATTTGCAGCTGACCGTGTAATTGAAGCAATTAAGAAAACATTGGGATAG
- the fliY gene encoding flagellar motor switch phosphatase FliY has product MVSGDMLSQDEIDALLNGGSSSSSIVDPSEDYLSTIEKDALGEIGNISFGSAATALSTLLNQKVEITTPVVSVVKRDELKDEFPIPHVAVQVTYTEGIEGANLLVIKKTDAQIIADLMLGGEGTNPSPDFGELQLSAVGEAMNQMMGSASTSMSTMFNIKVDISPPKIDFLDVESDNSLIPNEEILVKVSFRLKVGDLIDSNIMQLIDAEFSKSLVHRLMNPEPVAEQAPVADYNLVEEPIKQKNQPEYQAPAMRNDVHSQPSYQPSMRDVSVQPASFSDFDDFGSRQSESKNLDMLLDIPLQVTVELGRTKKTIKDILEMSAGSIIELDKLAGEPVDIFVNHKMIAKGEVVVIDENFGVRVTEILSQRDRLEQLK; this is encoded by the coding sequence ATGGTAAGTGGGGATATGCTGTCACAAGATGAAATTGATGCTTTGCTGAATGGTGGAAGTTCTTCCTCGTCCATAGTAGACCCGAGTGAAGATTATCTATCTACTATTGAGAAAGATGCATTAGGTGAGATTGGAAATATATCGTTTGGAAGTGCCGCAACTGCTCTATCAACTCTATTAAATCAAAAGGTAGAGATTACGACACCTGTAGTCTCAGTTGTTAAAAGAGATGAACTGAAGGATGAATTCCCTATACCGCATGTTGCCGTTCAAGTTACGTATACAGAAGGTATTGAAGGAGCAAATTTGCTCGTTATAAAAAAAACAGATGCTCAGATCATTGCAGATTTAATGTTAGGCGGAGAAGGAACGAATCCTTCACCTGACTTTGGTGAACTCCAGCTTAGTGCAGTTGGTGAGGCAATGAACCAAATGATGGGGTCTGCATCTACTTCCATGTCAACGATGTTTAATATAAAAGTGGATATATCACCTCCTAAGATAGATTTTTTGGATGTTGAATCTGACAATAGTTTAATTCCGAATGAAGAAATATTAGTAAAAGTATCTTTTCGTTTGAAAGTTGGAGATTTGATCGATTCCAATATCATGCAATTGATCGATGCTGAATTTTCAAAGAGTCTTGTACATAGGTTAATGAATCCTGAACCTGTAGCTGAACAAGCACCTGTTGCCGATTATAATCTGGTAGAAGAGCCTATCAAACAAAAGAATCAACCTGAATATCAAGCGCCTGCTATGAGGAATGATGTACATTCACAGCCATCTTATCAGCCGTCGATGAGAGATGTTTCTGTACAGCCTGCCAGTTTTTCAGATTTTGATGATTTTGGGTCAAGACAGTCAGAATCAAAGAATTTGGATATGTTATTAGATATTCCTCTTCAAGTGACTGTGGAACTAGGAAGAACAAAAAAGACGATCAAAGACATTTTAGAGATGTCGGCAGGTTCCATTATTGAATTAGACAAGCTAGCGGGTGAACCTGTTGATATATTTGTGAATCATAAAATGATCGCAAAAGGAGAAGTCGTCGTCATTGATGAGAATTTTGGTGTTCGTGTAACAGAAATATTAAGCCAGCGAGATCGTTTAGAACAACTTAAATAA